One genomic window of Streptomyces sp. NBC_00237 includes the following:
- a CDS encoding peptide-N4-asparagine amidase, protein MRQRRIMSVLSGLVLAAGTLLGASPATAAPGPVPPPEFGNDWHDPLTAAPPVVKPHTRSCAVTLGEAQFRDFTPYKGSYTPPEKCGGSWSKVVLRLEGKVKGRQYDRLGYVHVGGVEVLRTSTPQPSPDGITWSVEKDVTRYSDTFRRTQDVEMLIGNVVNETYTGVIDVKATLTFYAAEGRTKPADTPDRVLTLNDNSLLTPRNARRILAEVYATGSGGGCEEYWYLSVPEKAPYSCTSAGGPYREVQLKVDGKLAGIAAPFPTVWTGGWSNPFLWYVVPGPRALDVLPIQYDLTPFAGLLNDGRPHRIEVGVVGVPAGQAGWSHPVNVLVWQDHGSRVVTGGLTRHTESAPVNSTTYTPGSEHRLDTRGGHALTVEGYVNTSRGRVDTRVTRTLANTSVHRWTEGESLDALQGEWTDDETVTVRGKHGPARATEAKRTYTMDGTTTLGAGDRLRTVLTLGDKADTTAFTNGRRTGSTRLDHVYRGDATYTANVPRDQRHAVATTGERYRLYGSDGTCHDRTVETVQGTLVKDRTRC, encoded by the coding sequence ATGAGACAACGAAGGATCATGTCCGTGCTCAGCGGTCTGGTGCTGGCCGCCGGAACGCTTCTCGGTGCCTCCCCGGCCACCGCCGCCCCCGGCCCGGTGCCGCCCCCGGAGTTCGGCAACGACTGGCACGACCCGCTGACCGCCGCCCCGCCCGTGGTCAAGCCGCACACCAGGTCCTGCGCCGTGACCCTCGGCGAGGCCCAGTTCCGCGACTTCACCCCGTACAAGGGGAGTTACACCCCGCCGGAGAAGTGCGGCGGGAGCTGGAGCAAGGTGGTGCTGCGCCTCGAAGGCAAGGTCAAGGGCCGTCAGTACGACCGTCTGGGCTACGTCCACGTCGGCGGCGTCGAAGTGCTGCGCACGTCCACTCCGCAGCCCTCCCCGGACGGCATCACCTGGTCGGTGGAGAAGGACGTCACCCGCTACAGCGACACCTTCCGCCGTACGCAGGACGTCGAGATGCTCATCGGCAACGTCGTCAACGAGACGTACACCGGCGTCATCGACGTCAAGGCCACGCTCACCTTCTACGCCGCCGAGGGGCGGACCAAGCCCGCCGACACCCCCGACCGCGTCCTCACCCTCAACGACAACTCCCTTCTCACGCCCCGCAACGCACGGCGCATCCTCGCCGAGGTGTACGCGACCGGCTCCGGCGGCGGCTGCGAGGAGTACTGGTACCTGTCGGTGCCCGAGAAGGCCCCGTACTCCTGCACGTCGGCGGGCGGCCCCTACCGCGAGGTCCAGCTCAAGGTCGACGGGAAGCTGGCCGGAATCGCCGCGCCGTTCCCGACCGTGTGGACCGGCGGCTGGTCCAACCCCTTCCTCTGGTACGTCGTCCCGGGCCCCCGCGCGCTCGACGTCTTGCCCATCCAGTACGACCTGACCCCCTTCGCCGGACTCCTCAACGACGGCCGCCCGCACCGGATCGAGGTCGGCGTCGTCGGCGTCCCGGCCGGGCAGGCGGGCTGGAGCCACCCGGTGAACGTCCTCGTCTGGCAGGACCACGGCAGCCGCGTCGTCACCGGCGGCCTCACCCGCCACACCGAGTCCGCGCCCGTCAACTCCACGACGTACACGCCTGGTTCGGAGCACCGTCTGGACACGCGCGGCGGCCACGCACTGACCGTCGAGGGATACGTGAACACCTCGCGGGGCCGCGTCGATACCCGCGTCACGCGCACCCTGGCGAACACCTCCGTACACCGCTGGACCGAGGGCGAGAGCCTGGACGCGCTCCAGGGCGAGTGGACGGACGACGAGACGGTGACGGTGCGCGGCAAGCACGGGCCGGCGCGCGCCACCGAGGCGAAGCGCACGTACACGATGGACGGCACGACCACGCTCGGCGCGGGCGACCGGCTGCGCACGGTCCTGACCCTCGGCGACAAGGCGGACACGACGGCCTTCACGAACGGGCGGCGCACCGGTTCCACCCGGCTCGACCACGTCTACCGGGGCGACGCCACGTACACCGCGAACGTCCCGCGCGACCAGCGGCACGCCGTCGCCACCACGGGCGAGCGCTACCGCCTGTACGGCTCCGACGGCACCTGCCACGACCGCACCGTGGAGACGGTGCAGGGGACGCTGGTCAAGGACCGCACGCGCTGCTGA